One region of Eupeodes corollae chromosome 1, idEupCoro1.1, whole genome shotgun sequence genomic DNA includes:
- the LOC129939799 gene encoding serine/threonine-protein kinase PLK4, with protein sequence MSIHSASLGEQIEDYEVLQLLGKGGFASVYKARCLKTNTMVAIKMIDKKLIQGAGMTNRVRQEVEIHSRLKHPSILELYTFFQDQNYVYLVLELAHNGELHRYLKQSMRPMNESEAASIMRQVISGLQYLHSHQILHRDISLSNLLLTKEMHVKIGDFGLATQLKTPLEKHMTMCGTPNYISPEVVSRLSHGLPADVWGLGCMFYTLLVGRPPFDTDAVQSTLTKVVMSDFDMPDHLSYEAKDLIDKFLRKNPNERISLEQVLRHPFMTKHALAENKSYNSTVSSVDSGIITFASGSSGNSRQLMRSRSNEKFTPTALGQIKENHPYIPSNYSSFQNQKPQQFDSMETDGSRWPPLQQESPTYPQHFNQFSQKPVDPGGGYFCNENQPPALHYGQLDCLPPKSFRAPSPTPPMLPVVVAAKVEEKISVPPLNTERLLPTRHKTKNAIMSILKSGEVVIEFVKYKSRVQEDRITDICWVSKDGHRVVIFQPDPARGLQIRDEPPEAPTSADGIFSYENLPSKHWKKYIYASRFVSLVKGKTPKITYYSSMAKCQLMESMVDFEAFFYNGAKITKSSNTLKVVDQNGRTLTESVNMLPVAMQCLHQHFEECMKHCHAISNALQLVQGNGTVCFPAIIGKRPVQQVPGQVTSLRDNTNFAYSTPKSQQGSFNFSISTLSSVRGGESHSHASAVQSNIPIKRVNVPGIGIATELSHGIVQIQYHDGSNISVIPQEQGGGITFTQSCGTSTHFAHHDDLPHLVREKLNDLPLVMKHLNNASDARRLQRDFHPSTPQTAKLQQPSHLQQTNHQMKYFR encoded by the exons atgtctataCATTCTGCCAGCTTGGGTGAACAAATTGAA GACTACGAAGTCTTGCAATTATTGGGAAAAGGAGGCTTTGCCAGCGTCTACAAAGCGAGATGTCTAAAAACAAATACCATGGTTGctataaaaatg ATCGACAAAAAGCTCATTCAAGGTGCCGGAATGACCAACCGCGTCCGTCAAGAAGTCGAAATCCACTCACGACTGAAGCACCCATCTATCCTGGAACTGTACACCTTctttcaagaccaaaattatgTCTATCTCGTCCTGGAATTGGCGCACAACGGGGAACTGCATCGCTATCTGAAGCAAAGTATGCGTCCCATGAACGAATCCGAGGCTGCCAGCATCATGAGACAGGTTATATCAGGCCTGCAGTATCTGCACTCCCACCAGATCCTCCACCGTGACATCTCGCTGTCCAATCTTCTTCTAACCAAAGAAATGCATGTGAAAATTGGCGATTTTGGTTTGGCCACACAACTTAAGACTCCCCTTGAGAAACACATGACAATGTGTG GAACTCCAAACTACATTTCTCCCGAAGTTGTGTCCAGACTGTCTCATGGCCTGCCAGCGGATGTGTGGGGCTTGGGCTGCATGTTCTATACGCTGCTCGTGGGACGACCGCCTTTCGATACCGATGCAGTGCAATCCACTCTAACAAAAGTCGTCATGTCCGACTTCGACATGCCCGATCATCTTTCCTACGAAGCCAAGGATTTGATTGACAAGTTCTTGCGGAAGAATCCCAATGAACGCATCTCTCTGGAACAAGTCCTCCGACACCCATTTATGACGAAGCATGCACTTGCTGAGAACAAGAGTTACAACAGCACCGTGTCCTCCGTGGACAGTGGAATCATAACATTCGCAAGTG GTTCCTCTGGAAATTCGAGACAACTGATGCGTTCAAGGTCGAACGAGAAGTTCACACCGACTGCTCTGGGACAAATTAAGGAAAATCATCCCTACATTCCCTCGAACTACTCATCGTTCCAGAATCAGAAGCCACAGCAGTTCGATAGCATGGAAACCGATGGAAGTCGATGGCCACCCCTCCAACAGGAGTCCCCAACATATCCTCAACATTTCAACCAATTTTCCCAGAAACCAGTGGATCCTGGCGGTGGGTACTTTTGTAATGAAAACCAACCGCCCGCTCTGCATTACGGCCAACTCGATTGCTTGCCACCGAAATCCTTCCGAGCTCCATCGCCTACACCACCGATGCTACCCGTTGTCGTAGCTGCAAAAGTCGAAGAAAAAATAAGCGTTCCTCCGCTCAATACCGAGAGACTCCTCCCCACGAGGCACAAAACCAAGAATGCCATCATGAGCATCCTCAAAAGCGGCGAAGTTGTAATCGAATTCGTGAAGTACAAGAGTCGAGTGCAGGAAGACCGAATCACTGATATTTGCTGGGTTTCTAAGGATGGCCATAGAGTGGTTATCTTTCAACCAGATCCTGCAAG AGGCCTTCAAATCCGTGACGAACCGCCGGAGGCTCCCACAAGTGCTGATGGGATCTTCAGCTATGAAAATCTACCATCCAAGCACTGGAAGAAGTACATTTACGCCTCTCGGTTTGTCAGCCTCGTCAAAGGTAAGACTCCAAAAATAACTTACTACAGTTCGATGGCAAAGTGCCAGCTGATGGAGAGCATGGTCGActttgaggctttcttctacaACGGCGCCAAGATCACCAAATCGTCGAATACTCTCAAGGTCGTCGATCAGAATGGACGAACACTGACCGAGTCGGTGAACATGCTCCCAGTGGCTATGCAATGTCTACATCAACACTTCGAGGAGTGTATGAAGCATTGCCATGCGATTTCAAATGCCTTGCAGTTGGTCCAAGGCAATGGGACGGTGTGCTTCCCTGCAATTATAGGAAAGCGGCCAGTGCAGCAGGTGCCAGGACAAGTTACAAGCCTGAGGGACAACACTAACTTTGCATATTCAACTCCAAAGTCGCAACAG GGTTCCTTTAACTTCTCAATCAGTACACTGTCCTCGGTTCGAGGAGGAGAGTCGCACAGCCATGCCTCCGCTGTCCAATCGAATATTCCAATTAAGAGGGTTAATGTTCCAGGAATTGGTATCGCGACTGAG TTATCCCATGGAATTGTACAAATTCAATACCACGACGGATCGAACATCTCGGTGATTCCCCAAGAGCAAGGTGGTGGCATAACCTTCACCCAATCGTGTGGAACATCCACACACTTCGCCCACCATGACGATCTGCCTCATTTGGTGAGAGAGAAACTAAACGACTTGCCTCTGGTGATGAAGCATTTAAATAATGCCTCAGACGCACGAAGACTTCAGCGGGATTTCCACCCTTCCACGCCTCAAACTGCGAAGCTACAGCAGCCTTCTCATCTTCAACAAACAAATcatcaaatgaaatattttagataa